Proteins encoded by one window of Vibrio rumoiensis:
- a CDS encoding YbaY family lipoprotein: protein MKKSLLLISSIVMGAAMTGCTTNNADTSAVAMQSTNEAVNLQSITGSVLYRERIALPDTAVVSVTLEDVSLADKAAEVIATDSFVTGGKQVPFEFKLDYDASKIVPNHRYNVRAKIAVDGKLRFTTDTFTPVITDANKTQKVQLMMIGVR from the coding sequence ATGAAAAAGTCATTATTGTTGATTTCATCAATTGTTATGGGGGCGGCAATGACAGGTTGCACAACGAACAATGCGGATACGTCTGCTGTGGCTATGCAAAGTACTAATGAGGCTGTTAACCTTCAAAGTATCACTGGGAGCGTACTTTATCGTGAACGTATAGCTTTGCCTGATACAGCGGTTGTTTCGGTGACATTAGAAGATGTGTCATTAGCGGATAAAGCGGCAGAAGTGATCGCGACAGACTCATTTGTTACTGGCGGAAAGCAAGTACCATTTGAATTTAAGCTTGATTACGATGCGAGTAAAATCGTGCCAAACCATCGATATAACGTAAGAGCAAAAATTGCCGTTGATGGAAAATTACGTTTTACAACGGATACTTTTACACCAGTAATTACCGATGCAAATAAAACCCAAAAGGTTCAATTGATGATGATCGGTGTACGTTAA
- a CDS encoding MGMT family protein, whose protein sequence is MTSFEEHIFYTLNQVPYGKVSTYGMIAKAAGYPGYARHVGRLLANLPEGSKLPWYRVINSQGKISLKGNDMERQKAKLLMEGVDVSSSGRINLKKYLWQS, encoded by the coding sequence ATGACATCATTTGAAGAACACATTTTTTATACTTTAAATCAGGTTCCATACGGAAAAGTGAGTACTTACGGCATGATTGCAAAGGCTGCAGGTTATCCGGGCTATGCACGCCATGTTGGCCGTTTACTGGCGAACTTACCAGAAGGTTCTAAATTACCTTGGTATAGAGTCATCAACAGCCAAGGTAAGATTTCATTAAAAGGAAATGATATGGAGCGACAAAAAGCCAAGTTATTAATGGAAGGTGTTGACGTGAGTAGTAGTGGTAGAATTAATTTAAAAAAATATCTGTGGCAATCTTAA
- a CDS encoding GGDEF domain-containing protein produces MLLALLVGCSFFLSMFPAHVNAENITPHHEKSYQVALVKDDIGSKIVFDELAKHFQLKVNYIYYDQFSGILDALKNNTTDFAPNVTYSQEREKYFDISPPTNMEYTYLYTLPKFSMNKSLSKVHSIAVADNLIFEQFLKEHYPQIKVVSFSNYPQALNMLNKGEVDGVIDGISKLKRFLNDGISAQMLNSVLPIQPVGIATGKGQNAALLNAMVDYLHTPEMQKTLRQITEAYQYEYQLGALRKRVARTGVDTTTTLKVKLENVTVLSKYQADGKPQGVAVDVLNKSCQILGFYCEIVSQPGDQWTGMLSDLLNNKIDVLGPMVISNNRKDSMYFSQPFFDTESVVVKRTGYKEGIYKSLSEMVIEKISVVRGDYYDQLLTNLLPGKKLYRMETREDQIQALKEGKVDYVILNRPNYIQMLVENTADFSTEEDADIGVFQKTPLGFAFPKTDKGQQLAELFSAAQSLIDRSAIIQHYYVQPNWRSILQKEQRTNYIVWSVFTLSIVFMLVVIGFVYRQAITDNLTQLKNRRALYQKYASGIPTRITLVYLDVNKFKVINDTYGHNAGDAVLQQLAELILQHWPGAAFRLGGDEFVLVGELSDRKLQSVLNELQSFTVDIDGQVFIDVTTSCGVSRFREKMMEIDDVLHLADKEMYMAKANFSS; encoded by the coding sequence TTGTTACTTGCTCTGCTGGTTGGTTGTTCTTTTTTCCTTTCAATGTTTCCTGCTCACGTCAATGCAGAAAATATCACGCCGCATCATGAAAAATCTTACCAAGTAGCTTTGGTGAAAGATGACATCGGAAGCAAAATTGTTTTCGATGAACTTGCTAAGCATTTTCAACTTAAAGTGAATTATATCTATTACGACCAGTTCAGTGGTATTTTGGATGCGCTAAAAAATAATACGACCGATTTCGCCCCGAATGTGACTTATTCTCAGGAGCGTGAAAAATACTTTGATATTTCACCACCGACGAATATGGAATATACCTATCTGTATACGCTTCCCAAGTTTTCAATGAATAAATCTTTAAGTAAAGTTCATTCTATTGCCGTTGCAGATAACTTGATTTTTGAGCAATTTCTCAAAGAGCATTATCCTCAGATTAAGGTGGTCAGTTTTTCCAATTACCCACAAGCTTTGAATATGCTAAATAAAGGCGAAGTGGATGGGGTGATTGATGGCATTTCGAAATTAAAACGATTTCTTAATGATGGCATCAGCGCTCAAATGTTGAATTCAGTCTTGCCGATTCAGCCTGTGGGGATTGCGACGGGTAAAGGTCAAAACGCGGCCTTATTAAATGCGATGGTTGATTACCTGCATACACCGGAGATGCAAAAAACACTTCGCCAAATAACGGAAGCTTATCAGTATGAGTATCAATTAGGCGCATTGAGAAAGAGGGTGGCTCGTACCGGAGTCGACACCACGACAACGTTGAAGGTAAAGCTCGAAAATGTCACCGTATTATCGAAATACCAAGCGGATGGAAAGCCTCAAGGGGTGGCCGTCGATGTATTAAATAAAAGCTGTCAAATTTTAGGGTTTTATTGCGAGATTGTCAGTCAGCCAGGGGATCAGTGGACCGGCATGTTATCTGATTTGCTGAATAATAAAATTGATGTGCTAGGACCGATGGTGATCTCGAATAATCGAAAAGACAGTATGTACTTTAGCCAGCCTTTCTTTGATACCGAAAGCGTGGTGGTAAAGCGAACAGGTTATAAAGAAGGTATCTATAAAAGCCTATCGGAAATGGTCATAGAAAAAATCAGTGTGGTTCGTGGTGACTATTATGATCAACTGTTGACCAATTTGCTGCCGGGTAAAAAATTATACCGTATGGAAACGCGTGAAGATCAAATCCAAGCCTTGAAAGAAGGTAAAGTGGATTATGTTATTTTAAATCGACCAAACTATATCCAGATGTTGGTTGAAAATACGGCGGACTTTTCAACGGAAGAAGATGCCGATATTGGCGTGTTTCAAAAAACACCATTGGGCTTTGCTTTTCCAAAAACAGACAAAGGTCAGCAGTTAGCGGAATTATTTAGTGCGGCTCAAAGCTTGATTGATCGCTCGGCAATCATTCAGCACTATTATGTGCAACCAAACTGGCGCTCTATTTTACAAAAAGAACAAAGAACCAATTACATTGTGTGGTCAGTGTTTACTTTGAGTATTGTGTTCATGCTAGTGGTCATTGGTTTTGTTTATCGTCAAGCCATTACGGATAATTTAACGCAACTGAAAAACCGCCGCGCACTGTATCAAAAATATGCCAGCGGGATTCCGACGCGAATAACATTGGTTTATCTCGATGTGAATAAATTTAAAGTGATCAATGACACTTATGGACACAATGCTGGTGACGCCGTATTACAGCAGTTAGCAGAGCTTATTTTACAACATTGGCCTGGCGCAGCATTCCGTCTTGGTGGCGATGAGTTTGTCTTGGTGGGTGAACTGTCTGATAGAAAACTTCAATCAGTACTCAATGAACTACAAAGCTTTACCGTTGATATTGATGGTCAAGTCTTTATTGATGTGACGACGTCGTGTGGGGTTTCTCGCTTCCGTGAAAAAATGATGGAAATTGATGACGTCTTACATCTAGCCGATAAAGAAATGTACATGGCTAAGGCTAACTTCTCATCATAA
- a CDS encoding YiiX/YebB-like N1pC/P60 family cysteine hydrolase: MYIIPISELEKGDILLTSENSATSKVVRKSTGSDFSHAILYVGSGSYIHSDANGVHSGNLQRLLFEAPENVTVLRVKCDKETVNQACIFSRSKIGTTYSVKSAVNVKLKLKASKKENENRQFCSRLVAQAYEYAGVKLVDTASFCTPQEILESQCIQEVPGKARKATNEEISFANSENPIEKQSYITNEILSKVRKLTKKDIQTLDQITQHVIENPVHDQQISKIYRDSGYLTMWEYEIKKNAWRYDGRIFINVPLPIDELIEMARFERDCAHERLAVYKGNFEQYFYLNEIHKLEYSSIHFDLYKKLVENTLDNINAAEYVLENT; this comes from the coding sequence TTGTACATAATCCCCATTAGCGAATTAGAGAAGGGCGATATTCTTCTTACAAGTGAAAATTCGGCAACTAGCAAAGTTGTAAGAAAATCGACTGGAAGTGATTTCTCACATGCAATTCTTTATGTAGGTTCTGGTAGCTATATACATTCTGATGCTAACGGTGTTCATTCAGGTAATCTGCAAAGGCTTCTGTTTGAAGCACCTGAAAACGTGACTGTTTTGAGGGTCAAATGTGATAAAGAAACAGTAAACCAAGCATGTATTTTCTCGAGATCGAAGATAGGAACTACGTACTCTGTAAAAAGTGCAGTCAATGTAAAGCTAAAGCTGAAGGCAAGTAAGAAGGAAAATGAGAATAGGCAGTTTTGCTCTAGGCTTGTAGCACAAGCATACGAATATGCTGGCGTTAAGTTAGTAGATACTGCATCTTTTTGTACGCCTCAGGAAATTCTCGAATCTCAATGTATTCAAGAGGTTCCAGGGAAAGCAAGAAAAGCCACAAATGAAGAAATCAGCTTTGCGAACAGTGAAAATCCGATTGAGAAGCAGTCATATATAACAAATGAAATTCTTTCAAAAGTTAGAAAGCTAACTAAAAAAGATATTCAGACTCTTGATCAAATTACACAGCATGTAATTGAGAATCCAGTGCATGACCAGCAAATATCCAAAATCTATAGAGATTCAGGATATTTAACAATGTGGGAGTACGAGATCAAAAAAAATGCATGGCGTTATGATGGGCGAATATTTATAAATGTCCCTTTGCCGATTGATGAGTTGATTGAGATGGCAAGATTTGAGAGAGACTGCGCCCATGAGAGGCTTGCGGTTTACAAGGGAAATTTTGAACAATATTTTTATCTCAACGAGATTCACAAACTGGAGTATTCTTCCATACATTTTGATTTATATAAGAAACTCGTTGAGAACACATTGGACAATATTAATGCCGCAGAGTATGTGCTAGAAAACACCTAA
- a CDS encoding glutathione S-transferase family protein, with translation MEVSLYGAKGSNSSERVEWVLNFKGIHYDRIEIGSDELTTTYLDINPFGYVPSLCIDGSVFSESMAIIEYLEERFPIPGLFGKSLNEKTRIRRVCEYVNSSIHSPQNRTVLRFMRPELDETSKRELRGDWIMRCLEKLSTSICCESGFAVGNDFSVADIFVASIYKKALQHGCVRNGFYDKHLMYIRANDSIVVSEPQA, from the coding sequence ATGGAAGTTTCGCTGTATGGTGCAAAAGGCTCGAATAGCTCTGAAAGGGTGGAGTGGGTACTCAATTTTAAGGGTATACATTACGATAGAATTGAGATCGGCTCTGACGAACTAACGACAACATACCTAGATATAAATCCTTTTGGCTATGTTCCATCTCTTTGTATCGATGGTTCGGTTTTTTCTGAATCAATGGCAATTATTGAGTATTTGGAAGAACGATTTCCTATCCCAGGCTTATTTGGCAAAAGTCTCAATGAAAAAACGCGCATTCGCAGAGTTTGTGAGTACGTAAACTCCAGTATTCACTCTCCCCAAAACAGAACAGTATTAAGGTTCATGCGTCCAGAGTTAGATGAGACGTCAAAGCGCGAACTTCGTGGTGACTGGATTATGCGGTGCTTAGAAAAGTTAAGTACATCGATCTGTTGTGAGTCAGGATTTGCAGTGGGTAACGACTTTAGCGTAGCCGATATATTTGTGGCTTCAATCTACAAAAAAGCGTTGCAACATGGCTGTGTGAGAAACGGCTTTTACGACAAGCATTTGATGTACATAAGGGCAAATGACAGTATTGTGGTTTCCGAACCACAAGCATAA
- a CDS encoding septal ring lytic transglycosylase RlpA family protein, which produces MKIINYPDHLQKLSILFTALVLVILTGCTSTSAIGGSKTKEYTHSHALIGQASWYGNRFHGKLTASGETYNMNAYTSAHKSLPFGTIVRVTNTVNNKSVDVKINDRGPYVKGRVIDLSYQAFTQIGNIKKGTVPVKIEIIDDSNTFRYKH; this is translated from the coding sequence ATGAAAATAATCAATTATCCAGATCACTTGCAAAAACTGAGTATTCTTTTTACCGCTCTCGTTCTTGTGATACTAACCGGATGCACCTCAACTTCGGCAATCGGCGGCTCTAAAACCAAGGAGTATACCCACTCACATGCTCTTATTGGCCAAGCCTCGTGGTATGGCAACAGGTTCCATGGGAAACTGACGGCAAGTGGTGAAACGTATAATATGAATGCTTACACTTCAGCTCATAAAAGCTTGCCATTTGGGACTATCGTTAGGGTAACCAATACGGTCAATAATAAGTCTGTCGATGTGAAAATTAACGATAGAGGCCCCTATGTAAAAGGCCGAGTTATTGATCTTTCTTATCAAGCATTTACACAAATCGGCAACATCAAGAAAGGAACTGTCCCCGTCAAAATAGAAATTATTGATGATAGTAATACCTTTAGGTATAAGCACTAG
- a CDS encoding YcxB family protein — MSKDFDFTTEYTLNKPFFEECYDQTSRPSTFPKSYLKAMFFLVFGVIVVKLDLLPNSYLGWFFITLSIIEVLSVYFKRAWWVWRQTYSTGSDSKVIFQVDANGVRYESAANSRSIAWDDIDQVQQSDLGFIFHIGKQRQYISKSCLNDEAIAFIAEQNNVSSSL; from the coding sequence ATGTCTAAAGATTTTGATTTCACTACCGAATACACCCTCAATAAACCTTTTTTTGAAGAGTGCTATGACCAAACAAGTCGACCTTCTACGTTTCCTAAATCCTATTTAAAAGCGATGTTTTTTCTCGTTTTTGGGGTGATTGTCGTTAAATTGGATTTATTACCTAACAGTTACCTTGGTTGGTTCTTTATTACATTGAGTATTATTGAAGTACTTAGTGTTTATTTTAAGAGAGCCTGGTGGGTGTGGCGACAAACCTACAGCACAGGTTCTGATAGTAAAGTGATATTTCAAGTCGATGCAAATGGTGTGCGTTATGAAAGCGCTGCAAATAGTCGTAGCATAGCTTGGGATGACATCGACCAAGTCCAACAAAGTGATTTAGGCTTTATTTTTCATATAGGTAAACAGCGCCAATATATCAGCAAATCTTGCTTAAATGATGAGGCAATCGCATTTATTGCCGAGCAGAACAACGTATCCTCATCTCTTTAA
- a CDS encoding family 16 glycosylhydrolase: MKYWLFILFAAFNLHAQEVNQDTLTKNGDKNTSAVPLYGAEIYSLDTVHFGKFVIKMKLLSKPGTVSSFFTYDNQSWQGEGRPWREIDIEAIGIKPDVLQTNLITGTLDKRIHSENKHAVANLTDFHTYTLEWTPNYISWQVDNTLIHKETAEKSQQVIDMRDTPQTYRMNVWISEAIGWVGKFDPASLPAYQVIDWIEYYQYEPDGSYKLAWRDDFTTFDNKRWAKGDWGFPGNLVTFSPENAFIKDGKLMLMLSAKADGANSTQ, encoded by the coding sequence ATGAAATATTGGCTATTCATTCTCTTTGCCGCTTTTAACCTGCATGCCCAAGAAGTAAACCAAGATACTTTAACCAAAAATGGTGACAAAAATACAAGTGCAGTGCCTTTATACGGAGCAGAAATATACAGTTTAGATACGGTTCATTTCGGTAAATTTGTGATTAAAATGAAATTACTATCCAAACCTGGAACCGTATCGTCTTTCTTCACCTATGATAACCAGTCTTGGCAAGGCGAAGGTCGACCATGGCGTGAGATCGATATTGAAGCGATCGGCATTAAACCGGACGTATTACAGACAAATTTAATAACTGGCACTTTAGATAAAAGGATTCATTCTGAAAACAAACACGCTGTCGCGAACTTAACCGACTTTCATACTTATACTTTAGAGTGGACGCCAAATTATATTAGCTGGCAAGTTGATAACACCTTGATTCACAAAGAAACCGCTGAAAAATCTCAACAAGTCATTGATATGCGCGATACCCCTCAAACCTATCGAATGAATGTATGGATTTCCGAGGCGATTGGTTGGGTAGGAAAATTTGACCCTGCATCACTTCCCGCTTACCAAGTGATCGATTGGATTGAATACTATCAATATGAACCTGACGGCAGTTACAAACTTGCATGGCGTGATGACTTCACAACTTTTGATAACAAGCGCTGGGCAAAAGGTGATTGGGGCTTCCCGGGTAACCTTGTGACATTTTCACCTGAGAATGCTTTTATTAAAGATGGAAAGTTAATGCTAATGCTGAGCGCTAAAGCCGATGGAGCTAATTCAACTCAATAA
- a CDS encoding DUF1428 domain-containing protein, translated as MSYVDGFVVAVPTENKEKYIKHATLAAEMFKYFGALQVVEAWGEEVPEGEVTSFPMAVKAKQDETIVFSWVVWPSKESRNAGWQKMMNDPRMDPENNPMPFDGKRLIYGGFNMIVDL; from the coding sequence ATGTCCTACGTTGATGGTTTTGTGGTCGCCGTACCGACTGAAAATAAAGAAAAATATATTAAACATGCCACGCTTGCTGCTGAGATGTTTAAATATTTTGGAGCATTACAGGTTGTTGAAGCTTGGGGTGAAGAAGTTCCAGAAGGCGAAGTGACTTCATTCCCTATGGCTGTTAAGGCTAAGCAAGATGAAACGATTGTCTTTTCATGGGTGGTATGGCCATCAAAAGAGAGTCGAAATGCTGGTTGGCAGAAAATGATGAATGACCCAAGAATGGATCCTGAAAATAATCCCATGCCATTTGATGGTAAGCGTTTAATTTATGGTGGCTTTAATATGATTGTTGATCTATGA
- a CDS encoding 5-methyltetrahydropteroyltriglutamate--homocysteine S-methyltransferase, giving the protein MAVDNSIQINPTLTPFFSDQVGSLLRSEALKVARLQKQNGEISEQQLRAIQQEEIKSHVQKQKDSGLKAITDGEYSRAWWHFDFLEGLNGVIGYEPDSPLPFKGTKPKVHSIKVTDKIRFSQTHPFLQDFEFLNSLVDNKNHIAKQTIPSPNMLFLRGKNEASCYQNNLEAYLSDLIQAYQEAIQSFYDLGCRYLQLDDTAWALFFSETGINGLEELGYTVEQTLDIFTRLINESIKNKPSDMLITMHICRGNFRSTYFGSGGYDAAAETIFGELKVDGLFLEFDDERSGGFEPLKYVQRKDLFVTLGLVTSKTPELEPKALIKKRIEEASQYLDLAQLRLSPQCGFASTEEGNLLSEQDQWNKLKHVVDIAEEVWGQ; this is encoded by the coding sequence ATGGCAGTCGATAACAGCATTCAAATCAACCCCACTCTCACTCCCTTTTTCTCCGATCAAGTCGGAAGTTTATTACGCAGTGAAGCGCTAAAAGTCGCTCGTCTACAAAAGCAAAATGGTGAAATCTCCGAACAGCAATTGCGCGCAATCCAGCAAGAAGAAATAAAGTCACATGTACAAAAACAAAAAGACTCCGGCCTTAAAGCCATTACCGATGGTGAATACTCTCGCGCTTGGTGGCACTTTGATTTTCTCGAAGGATTAAACGGTGTCATTGGTTATGAACCTGATTCGCCTTTACCTTTTAAAGGTACAAAACCAAAAGTACATAGCATCAAAGTGACCGATAAAATTCGCTTTTCTCAAACTCATCCGTTTTTACAAGATTTTGAGTTTTTAAACTCATTGGTTGATAACAAAAACCATATTGCTAAACAAACAATACCAAGCCCAAACATGCTTTTCTTACGTGGAAAAAATGAAGCCTCCTGCTATCAAAACAATCTAGAAGCCTACCTATCTGACCTTATTCAGGCCTACCAAGAGGCTATCCAATCTTTCTATGATCTTGGCTGCCGCTACTTACAGCTTGATGATACTGCCTGGGCCCTATTTTTCTCTGAAACAGGCATCAATGGATTAGAAGAATTAGGTTATACCGTTGAACAAACCTTAGATATCTTCACTCGACTGATTAATGAATCCATCAAAAATAAACCGAGTGATATGCTCATCACTATGCATATTTGTCGCGGCAATTTCCGCTCAACCTATTTTGGTTCTGGTGGATATGATGCTGCTGCGGAAACCATCTTTGGCGAGTTAAAGGTAGACGGTCTATTTCTTGAATTTGACGATGAACGTTCTGGTGGATTCGAACCATTGAAATACGTACAGAGAAAAGATTTATTTGTCACGCTTGGTTTGGTTACCTCCAAAACACCGGAATTAGAGCCAAAAGCATTGATCAAAAAACGTATTGAAGAAGCATCGCAATATTTAGATTTAGCTCAACTGCGTCTTAGCCCACAATGCGGATTTGCTTCAACCGAAGAAGGTAACCTTCTTAGTGAACAAGATCAGTGGAACAAACTAAAACATGTCGTCGATATAGCTGAAGAGGTATGGGGACAATAG
- a CDS encoding GNAT family N-acetyltransferase: protein MIITIKPAQLEQASNLAKLSRQLGYEVTEQQTAEWLSDLLKSEIHQVFVAVAEQQQVCGWLVVEKRISLEAGYKAEITGLVVGEGFRRLGVAKQLVRSAAEWAITMGLSRMVVRSNAQRESSHQFYQSIGFCYTKTAHNYQFLLS, encoded by the coding sequence ATGATAATAACGATTAAACCCGCTCAATTAGAGCAAGCGAGCAATTTGGCGAAATTGAGCCGCCAACTCGGTTATGAGGTCACCGAGCAACAAACAGCAGAGTGGTTAAGCGACCTATTAAAGTCAGAAATTCATCAGGTTTTTGTGGCTGTGGCCGAACAACAGCAGGTGTGTGGTTGGCTGGTGGTTGAAAAACGCATTTCATTAGAAGCTGGTTATAAAGCGGAAATTACCGGCTTGGTTGTCGGGGAAGGGTTTCGTCGTTTAGGTGTGGCAAAACAACTGGTTCGCTCTGCTGCCGAATGGGCAATAACGATGGGGCTATCGAGGATGGTTGTACGCTCTAATGCACAACGTGAAAGCTCTCATCAGTTTTATCAAAGCATTGGCTTTTGCTATACCAAGACGGCTCATAATTACCAATTCCTTTTATCGTGA
- a CDS encoding YkgJ family cysteine cluster protein, whose amino-acid sequence MTIPIKDVTPPKEVTCSNCQACCCRLEVMIISETGVPEEHISFDQWGGETMRRLEDGWCSALDRETFMCTIYENRPWICREFEMASYECKDQRIAVMGE is encoded by the coding sequence ATGACCATTCCAATTAAAGATGTTACCCCGCCCAAAGAAGTCACTTGTTCGAATTGCCAAGCCTGTTGCTGTCGATTAGAAGTGATGATCATTAGTGAGACGGGAGTGCCAGAAGAGCATATTTCATTTGATCAATGGGGGGGTGAGACCATGCGCCGTTTAGAAGATGGCTGGTGCTCGGCGTTAGACCGCGAAACCTTTATGTGCACCATTTACGAAAACCGTCCGTGGATTTGTCGCGAGTTCGAAATGGCGTCGTATGAATGTAAAGATCAGCGAATCGCAGTGATGGGGGAGTAA
- a CDS encoding peptide-methionine (S)-S-oxide reductase, producing the protein MEEIYLAGGCLWGVQEFIKYVPGVVDTQAGRANGHSQSTQSDYDGYAECVRVRFEPDQITVSQIMDALFEIIDPYSVNKQGPDVGLKYRTGVYSLNEQHLIEAKRYILQRQDADKIKIEVLPLTHYIASDDEHQHHLTHHPENHYLCHIPWDLLHKYKSE; encoded by the coding sequence ATGGAAGAAATTTATTTAGCGGGCGGGTGTCTCTGGGGCGTACAAGAATTCATTAAATACGTGCCGGGAGTCGTGGATACCCAAGCAGGACGGGCGAATGGCCACAGTCAATCGACCCAATCAGACTATGACGGGTATGCTGAATGTGTACGAGTACGTTTTGAACCTGACCAGATCACGGTTTCTCAGATCATGGATGCCCTGTTTGAAATCATTGACCCATACAGCGTCAACAAACAAGGGCCAGATGTCGGATTAAAATATCGCACTGGTGTTTATAGCTTAAATGAACAACACCTTATTGAAGCCAAGCGCTATATTTTACAACGTCAAGATGCCGACAAAATCAAAATCGAAGTGCTGCCGCTCACCCATTACATTGCGAGTGATGACGAACATCAGCACCACCTAACCCATCACCCTGAAAATCATTATTTATGCCACATCCCGTGGGATTTACTGCATAAATACAAAAGTGAATAA